In Flavobacterium gelatinilyticum, a genomic segment contains:
- a CDS encoding glyceraldehyde-3-phosphate dehydrogenase — translation MSNKSLYQKEVTLQVDRRKAGVELIKIISDLWYDKSIEMVLFKNQLLDKNVSDIINLHQYAGEFVGKPITIFDSVEIAKVVLSLDLPPAKIDLGKLTYEYRLEDEKYPDARYFVIEQLKKAKSSKEIQPKDVVLYGFGRIGRLLARELMSKTGKGNQLRLRAIVTRDKNDASSLEKRASLLRYDSIHGDFQGSVTADTKNNALIINGTTVHIITANSPEEIDYTLYGINDALVIDNTGAFTTEEALKRHLTSNGVSKVLLTAPGKGVPNIVHGVNHTDFNPDETNIFSAASCTTNAITPILKVVEETLGVVKGHLETIHAYTNDQNLVDNMHKKYRRGRAAALNMVITETGAGSAVAKALPSLEGKLTSNAIRVPVPNGSLVILNLEVKKATSIAGINKIMKKYALEGELVEQIKYSLNNELVSSDIVGTSAPSIYDSNAVIVSKDGKNIVLYIWYDNEYGYSHQVIRLAKYIAKVRRYTYY, via the coding sequence ATGAGTAACAAATCATTGTACCAAAAAGAGGTAACATTACAAGTAGACCGACGAAAAGCCGGTGTAGAACTAATCAAAATCATAAGCGATTTATGGTATGATAAATCCATTGAAATGGTTTTATTCAAAAATCAGTTACTGGATAAAAACGTCAGCGATATTATCAACCTTCACCAATATGCAGGTGAATTTGTGGGCAAGCCTATCACGATTTTTGATTCGGTTGAAATTGCAAAAGTGGTTTTATCATTAGATCTTCCACCTGCCAAAATTGACCTTGGAAAACTGACTTACGAATATCGTTTAGAAGATGAAAAGTATCCGGATGCCCGATATTTTGTTATTGAACAGCTAAAAAAAGCAAAATCTTCTAAAGAAATTCAGCCCAAAGATGTTGTATTGTATGGCTTTGGAAGAATTGGACGTTTATTAGCCCGGGAATTAATGTCTAAAACCGGAAAAGGAAATCAATTGCGCCTGAGAGCGATTGTGACCCGTGATAAAAATGATGCATCAAGTTTAGAGAAACGAGCTTCTCTATTGCGATATGATTCTATTCACGGAGATTTTCAGGGATCTGTAACTGCTGATACTAAAAACAATGCTTTAATTATCAATGGAACAACTGTTCATATCATAACCGCAAACTCTCCGGAAGAGATCGATTATACTTTATACGGAATTAATGATGCTTTAGTAATAGATAATACCGGAGCTTTTACAACAGAAGAAGCATTAAAAAGGCATTTAACTTCAAACGGAGTAAGCAAAGTTCTTCTGACCGCCCCCGGAAAAGGAGTTCCTAATATTGTACATGGTGTCAATCATACTGATTTTAATCCTGATGAAACAAATATATTTTCAGCTGCATCTTGTACTACAAATGCCATCACTCCAATATTGAAAGTTGTTGAAGAAACTCTGGGAGTTGTAAAAGGGCATCTTGAAACCATTCATGCCTACACAAATGACCAGAATCTGGTTGATAATATGCATAAAAAATACCGTCGCGGCAGAGCTGCAGCTCTCAATATGGTAATTACAGAAACCGGAGCCGGAAGTGCTGTGGCAAAAGCTTTACCATCATTGGAAGGAAAATTAACTTCAAATGCTATTCGTGTTCCTGTTCCTAACGGATCTCTTGTAATTTTAAATTTAGAAGTTAAAAAAGCAACGTCAATTGCAGGAATCAATAAAATCATGAAGAAATATGCTCTTGAAGGAGAACTGGTAGAGCAGATAAAATATTCTCTAAATAACGAACTTGTTTCATCAGACATTGTTGGAACGTCTGCTCCTTCCATTTATGACAGCAATGCTGTAATTGTTTCAAAAGATGGAAAAAACATAGTTTTATACATCTGGTATGATAACGAATATGGATACAGCCACCAAGTTATTCGCTTAGCAAAATAT
- a CDS encoding trypsin-like peptidase domain-containing protein — protein MKKFSTLFLVSLLSGATTLGAYKLLFDNGGSFFGKGNSVVTLAPNSYGKTVGLPGEAVDFTEAADKTIHTVVHVKNVSRRTVSNPMLEFFYGYGGQQQQEQVGTGSGVIISEDGYIVTNNHVIKDASEIEITLNNKKSYKAKLIGTDSKMDIALLKINADEKLPYTAFANSDSVKIGEWVLAVGNPYNLTSTVTAGIVSAKARNLDQSGIQSFIQTDAAVNPGNSGGALVNTRGELIGINTMISSMTGSYVGYSFAVPSNIARKIIEDIMEYGNVQRGILGVEGGELNSTASKELGISETQGFYINKVSKNSGAEKAGLAKGDIIVKLDEQNISTFADLSGYINTKRPNDVVKVTYIKEGKTKTVPVTLSKNEFFSTEFKGIELENIDAADKKKFRIDYGVKIKNITNENLMQYQNELQGNIILSIDNVKATNVETVSKLLNKKDEGQSVRIEMINKNGEIFRVII, from the coding sequence ATGAAAAAATTTTCAACCTTATTTTTAGTTTCACTGCTAAGCGGTGCTACTACCCTTGGTGCTTACAAGTTATTATTTGACAATGGTGGTTCTTTTTTTGGAAAAGGAAATTCTGTTGTTACCCTGGCTCCTAATTCATACGGAAAAACAGTTGGATTACCGGGAGAGGCAGTTGATTTTACCGAAGCTGCAGACAAAACAATCCATACCGTTGTTCACGTTAAAAACGTATCGAGAAGAACGGTAAGCAACCCAATGCTGGAATTCTTTTACGGATATGGCGGACAACAACAGCAGGAACAAGTAGGAACGGGTTCCGGTGTAATTATTTCAGAAGACGGGTATATCGTAACGAATAATCACGTTATTAAAGATGCATCTGAAATTGAAATTACTTTAAACAACAAAAAATCTTATAAAGCCAAACTTATAGGAACAGATTCTAAAATGGACATCGCATTATTAAAAATTAATGCCGATGAAAAATTACCTTACACTGCTTTTGCAAATTCAGACAGTGTAAAAATTGGTGAATGGGTTTTAGCAGTTGGTAATCCGTATAACTTAACGTCTACGGTTACTGCCGGAATTGTTTCGGCGAAAGCCAGAAACTTAGACCAAAGCGGTATTCAATCGTTTATTCAGACCGATGCAGCGGTTAATCCGGGTAATAGCGGTGGGGCATTAGTGAATACAAGAGGTGAATTAATTGGAATTAACACCATGATTTCGTCTATGACAGGATCTTATGTTGGATATTCATTCGCAGTTCCGTCTAATATCGCACGAAAAATCATCGAAGATATCATGGAATATGGAAATGTTCAAAGAGGAATTCTGGGTGTTGAAGGAGGCGAACTAAACAGCACAGCATCTAAAGAACTGGGAATTTCTGAAACACAAGGTTTCTATATCAACAAAGTTTCTAAAAACTCGGGTGCAGAAAAAGCAGGTCTTGCTAAAGGTGATATTATCGTTAAACTAGATGAACAAAATATTTCAACTTTTGCTGATCTTTCAGGTTACATCAACACAAAACGCCCTAATGATGTCGTAAAAGTAACGTACATCAAAGAAGGAAAAACGAAAACTGTTCCTGTAACTTTAAGCAAAAATGAATTCTTCAGCACAGAATTTAAAGGAATTGAATTAGAAAATATCGACGCAGCTGATAAAAAGAAATTCAGAATTGATTATGGTGTAAAAATTAAAAATATCACTAACGAGAATTTAATGCAGTATCAAAATGAATTACAAGGAAATATCATCCTTAGTATTGATAATGTAAAAGCAACAAACGTTGAAACTGTTTCGAAACTTTTAAATAAAAAAGACGAAGGTCAAAGTGTAAGAATTGAAATGATCAACAAAAACGGAGAGATATTTAGAGTTATTATATAA
- the dapF gene encoding diaminopimelate epimerase, which produces MQIEFYKYQGTGNDFVMIDNRSDFFPKEDVKLIERLCDRRFGIGADGLILLENDSETDFRMVYYNSDGNQSSMCGNGGRCLVAFANQLGVIDDKTTFIATDGLHHATVGEDAIVSLQMIDVDEVQKKDSYTFLNTGSPHHVQIVEDLEHYNVKENGATIRYGELYGEKGSNINFVKKVDDGTFSLRTYERGVEDETLACGTGATAVAIAMNATGQTDKTSINLNVEGGKLVVSFDKNGEHFTNVFLTGPAKFVFKGTIEI; this is translated from the coding sequence ATGCAGATAGAATTTTATAAATATCAAGGAACCGGGAACGATTTTGTAATGATTGATAATCGTTCGGATTTCTTTCCAAAAGAAGATGTAAAACTTATTGAACGCCTGTGTGACAGACGTTTCGGGATTGGTGCTGATGGACTTATTTTATTAGAAAATGATTCTGAAACCGATTTTAGAATGGTATATTATAACTCTGACGGCAACCAAAGTTCGATGTGTGGAAATGGCGGCCGATGCCTGGTTGCTTTTGCCAATCAGCTTGGTGTTATTGATGACAAAACGACATTTATCGCTACTGACGGACTGCATCATGCAACTGTGGGAGAAGATGCTATTGTTTCGCTTCAAATGATTGATGTTGACGAAGTGCAAAAAAAGGATTCGTATACTTTTTTAAATACAGGTTCGCCGCATCACGTTCAGATTGTCGAAGATCTGGAGCATTATAATGTAAAAGAAAATGGTGCCACAATTCGCTATGGAGAATTGTACGGTGAAAAAGGAAGTAATATTAATTTCGTAAAAAAAGTCGATGACGGTACTTTTTCTCTTCGTACCTATGAAAGAGGGGTTGAAGATGAAACCTTAGCCTGCGGAACTGGAGCAACAGCTGTCGCTATTGCCATGAATGCCACAGGACAGACAGATAAAACCTCAATTAATTTAAATGTAGAAGGAGGAAAACTGGTGGTTTCTTTTGATAAAAACGGTGAGCATTTTACCAATGTTTTTCTAACCGGACCTGCAAAATTTGTTTTTAAAGGAACAATAGAGATTTAA
- a CDS encoding GNAT family N-acetyltransferase, whose protein sequence is MITLKGESIYLRALEPEDLEFVYSMENDQSIWEVSNTNTPYSRYLIRQYLENARQDIYEARQLRLAICQDDDFPAIGLIDLFEFDPKNNRAGVGIVIEKKENRGQNIGSEALELLIKYSFHNLNLHQLYANISTNNEASIALFTKFGFEKIGIKKDWILLDNHYYDEAIYQLINKNI, encoded by the coding sequence ATGATTACACTCAAAGGAGAATCAATTTATCTTAGGGCACTTGAACCTGAAGATCTGGAATTTGTATATTCTATGGAAAATGATCAGAGTATTTGGGAAGTCAGCAATACCAACACACCTTACAGTCGTTATTTGATTAGACAGTATCTTGAAAATGCCCGACAGGATATTTATGAAGCCCGGCAATTGCGTCTGGCTATTTGTCAGGATGATGATTTTCCGGCGATTGGACTTATAGATTTATTTGAATTTGACCCCAAAAATAACAGAGCTGGGGTTGGTATCGTAATTGAGAAGAAGGAAAATCGAGGGCAGAATATTGGTTCAGAGGCATTAGAACTTTTGATTAAATATTCTTTTCACAATTTAAACCTGCATCAGCTTTATGCAAATATTAGTACAAATAATGAAGCAAGTATAGCTCTTTTTACTAAATTTGGTTTTGAGAAAATAGGAATTAAGAAAGACTGGATTTTGCTGGACAACCACTATTATGATGAAGCAATTTACCAGTTAATCAATAAAAACATTTAA
- the mltG gene encoding endolytic transglycosylase MltG: protein MKLKKIITITAVAVISVLLIYGFILISKIFSANTKFEEKEVYVHVPTDASYSDVKKILAPYIKNFDNFELVASKRSYPENVKSGRFLLKKDMNNIDLVRAMRSNIPVKLAFNNQERLENFAGRVGSEIEADSLSLMKAFRDSTFLKTNGFNEENVFAMFIPNTYEVYWNTSAEKFRDKMIKEYHKFWTPERIEQAKKQGLTPVQVSILASIVHKESVKKDERPRIAGVYLNRLRLEMPLQADPTVIYALKLRDNDFDQVIKRVFYNDLIMKSPYNTYVNIGLPPGPIAMADITALEAVLNPEKHDYIYFCASVDRFGYHEFAASYEEHQKNAKRYSDWIAKQGVTR from the coding sequence TTGAAATTGAAAAAAATTATTACAATAACCGCTGTAGCCGTAATTTCTGTTTTACTGATTTACGGTTTTATTTTAATCAGCAAAATATTTAGTGCCAATACTAAATTTGAAGAAAAAGAAGTTTACGTTCACGTGCCTACAGATGCCTCTTACAGTGATGTAAAAAAGATATTAGCGCCTTACATTAAGAATTTTGACAATTTTGAATTGGTTGCGAGTAAAAGGAGCTATCCTGAAAATGTGAAATCAGGGCGCTTTCTTTTGAAAAAAGATATGAATAATATCGACTTGGTTCGTGCTATGAGATCTAATATTCCTGTGAAACTGGCTTTTAATAATCAGGAGCGTTTGGAAAATTTTGCAGGAAGAGTTGGTTCTGAAATTGAAGCCGACAGTTTATCTTTAATGAAAGCTTTTAGAGATTCTACTTTCTTAAAAACAAACGGATTTAATGAAGAAAATGTTTTTGCCATGTTTATACCTAATACTTATGAAGTATACTGGAATACATCTGCAGAAAAATTCCGTGACAAAATGATCAAGGAATATCATAAATTCTGGACTCCGGAAAGAATTGAGCAGGCAAAAAAACAAGGGCTGACTCCGGTTCAGGTTTCAATTTTAGCTTCTATTGTTCATAAAGAATCAGTTAAAAAGGACGAAAGACCTCGAATTGCGGGAGTTTATTTAAACCGTCTTCGTCTCGAAATGCCCCTTCAGGCAGACCCAACAGTAATTTATGCTTTAAAATTACGAGATAACGATTTTGATCAGGTTATAAAACGCGTGTTTTATAATGATTTGATTATGAAATCTCCTTACAATACATATGTAAATATCGGACTTCCTCCGGGACCAATTGCAATGGCTGATATTACAGCTCTTGAAGCAGTTTTAAATCCGGAAAAACACGATTATATTTATTTTTGTGCAAGCGTTGACCGTTTTGGTTATCATGAATTTGCAGCCAGTTATGAAGAGCATCAAAAAAATGCAAAAAGATATTCAGACTGGATTGCTAAACAAGGAGTAACCCGATAA
- a CDS encoding peptidoglycan-binding protein LysM, which translates to MIKKWYFYASLIVIITFLSLGFKPFTKETKPWFLTEKTDGSEYIFPSEEKDDYPKINLNVPYTGKRLIGFKEAVAFKESQGKYRLVNSLGYMGKYQFGSKALRAIGVSDDKDFLKDPALQEKAFVALLSKNKWILRKEIERYEGKIINGVKITESGILAAAHLGGAGSVKNFFRHGGNRHFRDAFGTSLKSYLRDFSGYDLSFIEADNNATIND; encoded by the coding sequence ATGATAAAGAAGTGGTATTTTTATGCGAGTTTGATCGTAATTATTACATTTTTAAGTTTGGGTTTTAAACCCTTTACTAAAGAAACCAAACCTTGGTTTTTGACGGAGAAAACAGATGGATCGGAATACATATTTCCATCTGAAGAAAAGGATGATTATCCTAAAATAAATCTTAACGTTCCATATACCGGAAAACGTCTTATCGGTTTCAAAGAAGCAGTTGCTTTTAAAGAATCTCAGGGAAAATACAGACTTGTAAATTCACTGGGCTATATGGGAAAATATCAGTTTGGTTCAAAAGCCTTACGCGCTATTGGTGTCAGCGATGACAAAGATTTCCTAAAAGATCCTGCACTCCAGGAAAAAGCTTTCGTAGCATTATTATCTAAAAACAAATGGATTTTACGCAAAGAAATCGAAAGATATGAAGGGAAAATCATTAATGGGGTTAAAATTACCGAATCGGGAATTTTGGCAGCAGCCCATTTAGGAGGCGCCGGATCAGTAAAAAACTTTTTTAGACATGGTGGCAACAGGCATTTTAGAGATGCATTTGGAACTTCATTAAAAAGTTATTTAAGAGATTTTTCAGGCTATGACCTTTCTTTTATTGAGGCAGATAACAATGCCACAATTAACGACTAA